A window of the Carassius carassius chromosome 36, fCarCar2.1, whole genome shotgun sequence genome harbors these coding sequences:
- the jam3b gene encoding junctional adhesion molecule 3B translates to MALTPLACVLLLLSMQCYISTLAVILKTTNAKPWVNEFESIELSCMIESITTSNPRIEWKKIKKGEPSYVYFEKEIAGDLEKRARIREPASLFILNATRADTADYRCEVTAPNDQKSFDEILISLTVRVKPVVPRCSVPKSVPVGKPAELHCLEDEGYPKSQYQWFRNKEEIPDDPKSSPKFFNSTYTLSGETGTLKFNAVRKEDAGEYYCRARNEAGFSECGAQMMEVYDINIAGIILGVVIVVTVLLCITVGIFCAYKRGYFTSQKQTGNNYKAPAKGDGVDYVRTEDEGDFRHKSSFVI, encoded by the exons GCTACATCAGCACCTTGGCAGTCATCCTCAAGACGACGAATGCTAAACCATGGGTCAATGAGTTTGAAT CGATCGAGCTGTCCTGCATGATAGAGTCAATCACCACTTCTAATCCAAGAATAGAATGGAAGAAGATTAAGAAAGGAGAGCCAAGTTATGtatattttgaaaaagaaatagcAG gTGACTTGGAAAAGAGAGCAAGAATTCGAGAACCTGCGTCCTTATTCATTCTCAACGCAACAAGAGCCGACACTGCTGATTACCGCTGTGAAGTCACTGCCCCAAACGACCAGAAATCCTTTGATGAGATTTTGATCTCACTCACTGTAAGAG TGAAGCCCGTTGTGCCCAGATGCTCTGTACCCAAGTCCGTCCCGGTAGGCAAACCGGCAGAGCTGCATTGCTTGGAGGACGAGGGCTACCCAAAGTCCCAATACCAGTGGTTTCGCAACAAGGAGGAAATCCCAGACGATCCCAAGAGCAGCCCAAAGTTCTTCAACTCCACCTACACCTTGAGCGGAGAGACTGGCACTCTG aaattcaaTGCGGTCAGGAAGGAGGATGCTGGAGAATACTACTGCAGAGCCAGGAATGAGGCTGGGTTCTCTGAATGTGGAGCGCAGATGATGGAAGTTT ATGACATCAACATAGCTGGAATCATCCTGGGCGTAGTGATTGTGGTGACGGTGCTTCTGTGTATAACAGTGGGCATCTTCTGTGCCTATAAACGAGGCTACTTCACCAGCCAGAAGCAGACGGGAAACAA TTACAAAGCTCCCGCAAAAGGAGATGGAGTGGACTATGTCAGAACAGAGGATGAG GGGGATTTCCGACACAAATCCTCGTTTGTCATCTGA
- the zgc:171740 gene encoding E3 ubiquitin-protein ligase rififylin, translating into MDCKNSFCSRCSVQMDVRPRMCHTCQRLHCTFFERAELMRLKVKDLRDYLHLHETPTQMCREKEELVELVLAQQTLRGSGSAESRSQPAAPSHPLAESEALTEEEDDDDEDEEGEEEEEEDGDRDGEDEEGEEDDEDDEEESTDSEETLVLSRRASLSDLSRVEDIEGLSVRQLKEILARNLVNYQGCCEKWELMEKVTHLFNDQKDFHNLVSNTKTEAADPAEPSGQEENLCKICMDSPIDCVLLECGHMVTCSKCGQRMNECPICRQYVVRAVHVFRS; encoded by the exons ATGGACTGCAAAAACAGCTTCTGCAGCCGCTGCTCGGTGCAGATGGACGTCCGGCCGCGGATGTGCCACACCTGTCAGCGGCTCCACTGCACCTTCTTTGAACGGGCAGAGTTGATGAGGCTGAAGGTGAAGGACCTCCGTGACTATCTCCACCTGCACGAAACCCCCACACAGATGTGCCGAGAGAAGGAGGAGCTGGTGGAGCTGGTGCTGGCTCAACAGACTCTCAGGGGCAGCGGCAGTGCCGAATCCCGGTCACAGCCGGCTGCACCCTCCCATCCTCTCGCAGAATCTGAAGCCCTCACGGAGGAGGAGGACGACGACGACGAGGATGAAGAgggtgaggaggaggaagaagaagatgGAGATAGAGATGGAGAAGATGAAGAGGGCGAAgaagatgatgaggatgatgaggaagAG TCCACAGACAGTGAGGAGACGCTGGTGCTCAGCAGAAGAGCCTCTCTGTCTGACCTGAGCAGGGTGGAGGACATCGAAGGCCTCAGCGTGCGGCAGCTGAAGGAGATTCTGGCACGTAACTTGGTGAACTACCAGGGCTGCTGTGAGAAATGGGAACTAATGGAGAAGGTCACCCACCTCTTTAATGATCAGAAAGACTTTCACAACCTTG tttcaaaTACAAAAACAGAAGCAG CTGATCCTGCTGAGCCCAGCGGCCAGGAGGAGAACCTGTGCAAGATCTGCATGGACTCTCCCATTGACTGTGTCCTGCTGGAGTGCGGCCACATGGTCACCTGCAGCAAGTGTGGGCAACGCATGAACGAGTGTCCCATCTGCCGACAGTATGTAGTTCGAGCCGTGCACGTCTTCAGATCGTGA